Proteins encoded within one genomic window of Lysinibacillus louembei:
- a CDS encoding YutD family protein — MIVAEGYMYEIIENVREGFNEEVFLERFSDILTKYDYIVGDWGYGQLRLKGFFDDKNHKSTFDTKISTFEDYLFEYCNFGCAYFIVQKTGRAPQQEAMEEVVEEL, encoded by the coding sequence ATGATTGTTGCGGAAGGTTATATGTATGAGATAATCGAAAATGTGCGAGAAGGCTTTAATGAAGAAGTATTTTTGGAGCGCTTTTCCGACATTTTAACAAAATACGATTACATCGTAGGTGATTGGGGCTATGGTCAGCTTCGTTTAAAAGGATTTTTTGATGATAAAAATCATAAATCGACATTCGACACGAAAATTAGCACATTTGAAGATTATTTATTTGAATACTGTAATTTTGGCTGTGCTTATTTTATCGTTCAAAAAACAGGGCGAGCACCACAGCAAGAGGCGATGGAAGAAGTTGTAGAGGAATTATAA
- a CDS encoding YfcC family protein encodes MKQVTEKKKKFLIPHTYAIIFSIIILATLATYFLPAGQYERIEEAGRTIVVENSYAQVEQSPVSIFEMFKAIPLGMQAGARIIFYIFLVGGAFGIIRATGAIESGVNALVQKMQGSGIWLIPISMTVFSILGFSTGMSEETIIFVPIGIAIARALGYDALVGTAMVSTGAASGFIGGMLNPFTVGIAQEIAEVKLFSGIGFRSVVYVFILLVAIIYVMRYAKKIQADPTKSIMYDIEQKIKLVKVSDIDTFDKFTTRHILVLLTLLTGILVNMYGVFKLDWFLDELAANFIIVGFVAGILGGLNINKLFDALVDGMKIVAFGALIVGFARAILVILESGVIIDTIVYSLVQLISHLPQTLNAVGMFAVQVIINFFIPSGSGQAATTMPIMVPIADLLGMERQVAVLAFQYGDAITNSIIPTSAALMGYLAIAGIPYERWVKFIWKLIVIWLIIAAIALVAAVMLGVS; translated from the coding sequence ATGAAGCAAGTTACAGAGAAGAAAAAGAAATTTTTAATTCCGCATACATATGCAATTATTTTTTCAATTATTATACTTGCAACGTTAGCGACATATTTTTTACCAGCAGGACAATATGAAAGAATAGAAGAAGCAGGGCGTACGATTGTTGTTGAAAATAGTTATGCACAGGTAGAGCAAAGCCCTGTCTCTATTTTTGAGATGTTTAAAGCAATCCCGCTCGGTATGCAGGCAGGAGCACGTATTATTTTCTATATTTTCCTCGTAGGAGGAGCGTTCGGTATTATTCGAGCAACAGGGGCAATTGAATCGGGTGTTAATGCACTCGTACAAAAAATGCAAGGCTCAGGTATATGGCTTATTCCAATTTCCATGACTGTCTTTTCTATTTTAGGCTTTTCAACAGGGATGAGTGAGGAAACAATTATTTTCGTACCAATTGGTATAGCGATTGCGAGAGCACTAGGCTATGATGCGCTTGTTGGGACAGCGATGGTTTCAACAGGGGCAGCAAGTGGCTTTATTGGCGGGATGCTCAATCCATTTACTGTCGGGATAGCGCAAGAAATAGCGGAAGTAAAGCTGTTTTCAGGTATCGGCTTCCGTTCAGTTGTCTATGTATTTATTTTGCTCGTAGCGATTATATATGTAATGCGCTATGCAAAAAAAATCCAAGCAGATCCAACGAAAAGCATTATGTATGATATTGAGCAAAAGATAAAGCTAGTAAAGGTTTCAGATATTGATACATTTGATAAATTTACGACACGCCACATTTTAGTGCTGTTAACATTGCTTACTGGAATTTTAGTAAATATGTACGGCGTATTTAAATTGGATTGGTTTTTAGATGAATTAGCGGCAAACTTTATTATTGTCGGCTTTGTAGCAGGGATATTAGGCGGTTTGAACATTAATAAATTATTTGATGCTTTAGTGGATGGCATGAAAATTGTAGCCTTTGGTGCATTAATTGTAGGTTTTGCTCGCGCAATTTTAGTCATACTTGAATCAGGTGTTATTATTGATACAATTGTTTATAGCTTAGTGCAATTAATTTCACACTTGCCACAAACATTGAATGCTGTTGGTATGTTTGCGGTACAAGTAATTATTAATTTCTTTATTCCTTCAGGAAGTGGACAAGCTGCGACAACGATGCCAATTATGGTGCCGATTGCCGATTTACTTGGAATGGAGCGTCAAGTAGCCGTTTTAGCATTCCAATACGGTGATGCGATTACGAACTCGATTATTCCGACGTCCGCAGCTTTAATGGGTTATTTAGCGATTGCAGGTATTCCGTATGAGCGCTGGGTGAAATTTATTTGGAAGCTGATTGTCATTTGGTTAATTATTGCGGCAATTGCTTTAGTTGCTGCTGTTATGTTAGGAGTTTCTTAA
- the yunB gene encoding sporulation protein YunB, whose protein sequence is MRFRKYKKRGNLAFFVILTLIIVVILFLYWLNARLMPTYLQYAEVQTNKVASFVVNKAINARTSSVLDVNDIIENLPSGSSEMITTKFNTEIINRVRAETQALVKEYLQQAENGDLTHLPNLENVEYDVGKMEAGDGIVFFVPLGQAANLPLLGNLGPKIPIRFHIIGNVHSDVQSTIREFGINNAYVEVNIHLEVNVQIIVPFASKSSTVEQYIPVAIGLVQGSVPHIYTNGGEGVQPSLEVPVPYD, encoded by the coding sequence ATGCGTTTTAGAAAGTATAAAAAAAGAGGAAATTTAGCTTTTTTCGTTATTTTAACACTAATCATTGTAGTTATTTTATTTTTATACTGGTTGAATGCTCGTCTAATGCCCACCTATTTACAATATGCAGAGGTGCAAACAAACAAAGTGGCCTCATTTGTTGTCAATAAAGCGATTAATGCGCGCACATCGAGTGTGTTAGACGTCAATGATATTATTGAAAATTTGCCATCGGGCTCAAGTGAAATGATTACGACAAAGTTTAACACTGAAATCATTAACCGTGTGCGTGCAGAAACACAGGCTTTAGTAAAGGAATATTTACAGCAGGCGGAAAATGGCGACCTAACACATTTGCCAAACTTAGAAAATGTCGAATACGATGTTGGAAAAATGGAGGCGGGCGATGGCATTGTATTTTTTGTGCCGCTTGGTCAGGCAGCCAACCTTCCTTTGTTAGGAAACTTAGGACCAAAAATACCGATACGCTTTCACATTATTGGCAATGTGCATAGTGATGTACAATCTACAATTCGAGAATTTGGTATTAATAACGCTTATGTAGAAGTAAATATTCATTTAGAGGTAAATGTTCAAATTATTGTCCCATTTGCAAGCAAATCGTCCACTGTAGAGCAATATATCCCAGTTGCCATCGGGTTAGTGCAAGGCTCTGTCCCGCATATTTACACAAATGGGGGAGAAGGTGTACAGCCATCATTAGAGGTGCCAGTGCCTTATGATTAA
- the lipA gene encoding lipoyl synthase has translation MTSCKPTTKEEHLRKPEWLKIKLNTNDQYKGLKKLMRENNLHTVCEEARCPNIHECWGERRTATMMILGSVCTRACRFCAVKTGLPTELDLAEPERVADSVKIMDLKHVVITMVARDDLKDGGAEVLAETIRAIRRKSPATSVEVLPSDLGGIEENLQMVMDAKPDILNHNIETVRRLTPRVRARAKYDRSLEFLRRSKEMQPEIPTKSSLMIGLGETWDEILEVMDDLRANNVDIMTIGQYLQPTKKHLAVKKYYSPLEFGKLRKIAMEKGFSHCEAGPLVRSSYHADEQVNAATKERQEQANVNA, from the coding sequence ATGACATCTTGTAAACCTACAACAAAAGAAGAGCATTTACGTAAACCGGAATGGTTAAAAATAAAATTAAACACAAATGATCAATACAAAGGCTTAAAAAAATTAATGCGTGAAAATAACTTGCATACAGTTTGTGAGGAAGCGCGTTGTCCAAATATTCATGAATGCTGGGGCGAACGCCGTACAGCAACGATGATGATTTTAGGGTCTGTCTGTACGCGTGCATGTCGTTTCTGCGCAGTAAAAACAGGCTTACCGACTGAGCTTGATTTAGCGGAGCCAGAGCGTGTGGCAGATTCTGTGAAAATCATGGATTTAAAGCATGTTGTTATTACAATGGTAGCGCGTGATGATTTGAAAGACGGTGGCGCAGAAGTGTTAGCGGAAACAATTCGTGCGATTCGTCGCAAAAGTCCAGCAACATCTGTTGAAGTATTGCCATCTGATTTAGGTGGTATTGAGGAAAACTTACAAATGGTTATGGATGCGAAGCCAGATATTTTAAACCATAATATCGAAACGGTTCGCCGTTTAACACCAAGAGTGCGTGCACGTGCAAAATATGATCGCTCATTAGAATTTTTACGTCGCTCTAAGGAAATGCAGCCTGAGATTCCAACGAAATCTTCTTTAATGATTGGTCTTGGCGAAACATGGGATGAAATTTTAGAGGTAATGGATGATTTACGCGCAAACAATGTAGATATTATGACAATTGGTCAATACTTACAGCCAACGAAAAAGCATTTAGCTGTGAAGAAATATTATTCGCCACTTGAATTTGGCAAGCTGCGTAAAATTGCGATGGAAAAAGGCTTTAGTCATTGTGAGGCAGGCCCATTAGTGCGCAGTAGCTATCATGCGGATGAGCAAGTAAATGCAGCAACAAAAGAACGTCAAGAACAGGCAAACGTAAACGCCTAA
- a CDS encoding DUF86 domain-containing protein, protein MYFVDRNKISLNLQHLDTLLAIFEGQENWLESDVTKLALERIGHNVMESMMDVGNLMIDGFIMRDPGSYEDIIDILVDEKVITAEMDAPLKAVVGLRKMLVREFIQVDDEEVVKVLTGSLHALKQFSDKVQSYLTNELGPVSAFLPEEQ, encoded by the coding sequence ATGTATTTCGTGGATCGAAATAAAATTTCATTAAACTTACAACATTTAGACACATTGCTCGCTATTTTTGAAGGGCAAGAAAATTGGCTGGAAAGCGATGTGACAAAGCTAGCACTTGAGCGTATCGGTCATAATGTAATGGAGTCGATGATGGATGTCGGCAATTTAATGATTGATGGCTTTATTATGCGCGATCCAGGTAGCTATGAAGACATTATTGATATTTTAGTAGATGAAAAAGTTATTACAGCAGAGATGGATGCTCCTTTAAAGGCTGTTGTTGGCTTGCGTAAAATGCTTGTACGCGAGTTTATTCAAGTGGATGATGAAGAAGTCGTAAAAGTGTTAACAGGCTCTCTACACGCTTTAAAACAGTTCTCAGACAAAGTGCAAAGTTATTTAACAAATGAGCTTGGTCCTGTATCAGCATTTTTACCAGAGGAGCAATGA
- a CDS encoding bifunctional metallophosphatase/5'-nucleotidase gives MQEKIHFFHTNDLHSHFEFWMRTQSYVHAQRTLLAQQGEPSFLLDIGDHIDRSHIYTEALKGKGNVQMLNDANYDVVTIGNNEGITFAHEDLMDLYEHATFEVVVANLQASEGPQPAWLKPYTILTTKYGTKIGVVGATAQFEAFYRSLKWQVTEPRIAIIQIVEQLKTQVDIIICLSHLGKTEDELLAEECPEIDVIFGSHTHHLFETGEYVGNVLLTGCGKFGQYIGHLIIEFDHQTKQLTRQEKVIECALLPSPKEELPFLQNLLKEAQQKLDKPAFTTVKTYHKEWFHYSQLSDLFAEAIIDYTAADCALFNAGIFLEDLHKGNVSAYDLHRILPHPINLCTLELTGTELKEIYIQSMNEEWPQLQFKGLGFRGIVFGKLLTYHFNLNAQRELIIHGEVADLQRTYKLVTLDLFTFGYFFPSFKYAKKHYQLPLFLRDIMQWYGQNKLN, from the coding sequence GTGCAAGAGAAAATTCATTTTTTTCATACAAACGATTTACATAGTCATTTTGAATTTTGGATGCGTACGCAGAGCTATGTCCATGCACAACGCACACTATTAGCACAGCAAGGTGAGCCTAGCTTTTTACTAGACATTGGCGACCATATTGACCGCTCTCATATTTATACAGAGGCGTTAAAAGGGAAGGGCAATGTGCAAATGCTGAATGACGCCAATTATGATGTCGTGACAATCGGCAATAATGAGGGCATTACTTTTGCACATGAAGATTTGATGGACTTATATGAGCATGCTACATTTGAAGTGGTTGTCGCTAATTTACAGGCATCAGAAGGCCCCCAGCCTGCATGGTTAAAGCCATATACGATTTTAACGACGAAATACGGAACAAAGATTGGCGTTGTTGGTGCTACGGCACAATTTGAGGCATTTTATCGCTCATTAAAATGGCAGGTGACAGAGCCGCGTATTGCCATTATTCAAATTGTTGAGCAGCTAAAGACACAGGTAGATATTATTATTTGCTTATCTCATTTAGGAAAAACAGAGGATGAGCTACTTGCAGAGGAATGTCCTGAAATTGATGTCATTTTCGGCTCTCATACGCATCATTTATTTGAAACAGGCGAATATGTTGGCAACGTACTACTCACAGGCTGTGGCAAGTTTGGTCAATATATAGGACATTTAATAATAGAGTTTGACCATCAAACGAAACAATTGACGAGACAGGAAAAAGTCATTGAATGTGCATTGCTCCCTAGTCCAAAAGAAGAGCTACCGTTTTTACAAAATCTATTGAAAGAGGCGCAGCAAAAGCTCGATAAACCTGCTTTTACAACTGTGAAAACTTATCATAAAGAATGGTTTCATTACTCGCAGCTATCCGATTTGTTTGCAGAGGCAATTATTGATTATACAGCAGCAGACTGCGCTTTATTCAATGCAGGTATTTTTTTGGAGGATTTGCACAAAGGCAACGTATCAGCATATGACCTCCATCGCATTTTGCCACACCCTATTAATTTATGTACGTTAGAGCTAACGGGGACAGAGCTAAAGGAAATTTATATACAATCAATGAATGAAGAATGGCCACAGCTGCAATTCAAAGGGCTAGGCTTTAGAGGTATCGTATTCGGCAAGCTGCTAACCTATCATTTTAATTTAAATGCCCAGCGTGAGCTTATTATACATGGTGAGGTTGCAGACTTACAGCGCACGTATAAATTAGTTACGCTCGATTTATTTACATTCGGTTATTTTTTCCCAAGCTTTAAATATGCGAAAAAGCACTATCAGCTCCCTTTATTTTTGCGCGATATCATGCAGTGGTATGGACAAAACAAATTGAATTAA
- a CDS encoding DUF72 domain-containing protein: MISIGLTGWGDHPALYSTVTTARDKLFDYSGHFPIVEVDTSFYAIPNNQHVEKWCRDTPDNFQFILKAYQGMTGHLREDLPYETRNDMFEAFLQCAHTFQRFNKLAMVLVQFPPWFDCTTKNVNYIRYVKEQLPDLPLAIEFRNQTWYAAAMREKTLQFLREHSFIHTVCDEPQAGVGSVPLVPIATANKALLRIHGRNIHGWRNSGNAHNWRKVRFLYDYNEDELQSLAVHIRQLQQQAKDVYVLFNNNSDYHAAPNAQRLKEILGLHFDNLSPKQLNIFEGEF, translated from the coding sequence GTGATTTCGATTGGGTTAACTGGCTGGGGAGATCACCCTGCGCTATATTCAACAGTGACGACTGCTCGTGATAAATTATTTGACTATAGCGGGCATTTTCCAATCGTAGAAGTGGATACATCTTTCTACGCAATTCCAAATAATCAACATGTAGAGAAATGGTGCCGTGATACACCTGATAATTTTCAATTTATATTAAAGGCTTATCAAGGAATGACAGGGCATTTACGTGAGGATTTACCATATGAGACGCGCAATGATATGTTTGAAGCTTTTTTGCAATGTGCACATACATTCCAACGCTTTAATAAACTAGCAATGGTGTTAGTACAATTTCCACCGTGGTTTGATTGTACAACTAAAAATGTTAATTATATTCGATATGTTAAAGAGCAATTGCCAGATTTACCATTAGCAATTGAGTTTCGCAATCAAACTTGGTATGCGGCAGCGATGCGTGAAAAAACGCTGCAATTTTTACGGGAGCATAGCTTTATTCATACAGTTTGTGATGAGCCGCAGGCAGGGGTTGGCTCCGTTCCGTTAGTGCCGATTGCGACAGCTAATAAAGCGCTTTTACGTATACATGGACGCAATATTCATGGCTGGCGCAATAGCGGCAATGCACATAATTGGCGCAAAGTTCGCTTTTTATACGATTACAATGAGGACGAGCTGCAATCCTTAGCTGTGCATATTCGGCAGCTGCAACAGCAAGCGAAGGATGTTTACGTGCTGTTTAACAATAATTCAGATTACCATGCAGCACCGAACGCACAACGTTTAAAGGAAATATTAGGCTTGCATTTTGACAATTTATCACCAAAGCAATTAAATATTTTTGAAGGAGAATTTTAA
- a CDS encoding HD-GYP domain-containing protein — translation MRLISLNVVKEGMVVGKTIWNEAGHPLLHQGVVINHRIIERLRQLNIRYIYIDDLISNGIQIEETVNPVVRHRVVTEITKTFETVKTLKGAQASYIIDQQSKAISGIVEGLLDTILNSHEFLTILSDAYLYDQYLYQHSFQVTLYSIAIAKELGYSYEELRLIGIGAILHDIGKLLIPTEILNKSGALTEEEYNEMKLHTRYGFDLLRNLHSISLLVAHCAFQHHERLDGSGYPRGLVEFEIHPFAKIIGVADVFDAVTSNRVYRDKLLPSEGVAILEQGAGTLYDTNVVEALKKCVVHYPNGTVLTLSNNRRGIVSRQNELHPATPYVRIFEENGEMLVATYEINLAIESAKIIEKVDTEFIPSE, via the coding sequence ATGCGACTAATATCATTAAATGTTGTGAAGGAAGGCATGGTCGTTGGCAAGACGATATGGAATGAGGCAGGTCATCCACTCTTGCACCAAGGCGTTGTCATCAATCATAGAATAATTGAAAGATTACGGCAATTAAACATTCGATATATTTATATAGATGATTTAATATCTAACGGCATTCAAATAGAGGAAACGGTAAATCCAGTCGTACGCCATAGGGTAGTAACAGAAATTACTAAAACGTTTGAGACGGTTAAAACGTTAAAGGGCGCCCAAGCTTCATATATAATTGACCAACAATCGAAAGCGATTAGTGGTATAGTCGAAGGGCTTTTAGATACGATTTTAAATAGTCATGAATTTTTAACGATTTTATCTGACGCATATTTATATGATCAATACTTATACCAACACTCTTTCCAAGTCACACTCTATTCAATTGCGATTGCAAAGGAACTAGGATACTCCTATGAGGAGCTACGTTTAATTGGCATTGGTGCAATATTGCACGACATTGGCAAACTATTAATACCGACAGAAATTTTAAATAAATCAGGAGCACTAACTGAAGAGGAATACAATGAAATGAAGCTGCACACTCGCTATGGCTTTGATTTATTACGCAATTTACATTCCATCTCCCTATTAGTGGCGCATTGTGCATTTCAACATCATGAACGCTTGGATGGCAGTGGTTATCCTAGAGGATTAGTGGAATTTGAAATTCATCCATTTGCTAAAATCATCGGTGTGGCGGATGTTTTTGATGCGGTAACGTCGAATCGTGTTTATCGAGATAAACTACTACCTTCAGAAGGGGTAGCCATTCTAGAACAAGGGGCAGGTACATTGTATGATACAAATGTTGTCGAAGCATTGAAAAAATGTGTTGTCCATTATCCGAACGGCACAGTGCTTACCTTGTCTAATAATCGCCGCGGCATTGTTTCACGACAAAATGAGTTACATCCTGCAACGCCATATGTAAGGATTTTTGAGGAAAACGGTGAAATGCTTGTTGCTACATATGAAATCAATTTAGCAATTGAATCAGCTAAAATCATTGAAAAAGTCGACACGGAATTTATTCCTTCCGAATAG
- a CDS encoding mandelate racemase/muconate lactonizing enzyme family protein, translating to MKIEKIELFAIELPLKEPFIISYATYYTMPSLIVKVTLNNGVVGYGEGVADEHVTGESMYGAFEIIEKILAPRLIGMNPLNMEAIHDVMDRAILAAPTAKAALDIACYDAAAKSLNVPVYDLLGGRFHEEFPITHVLSIQEPAVMAQEALDKMAEGYRSFKLKVGAKMLEDVKRIQAVRAAVGPEIAIRVDVNQGWKNSATALQALALLEDCHLDWIEQPIVAHDFDGMVEIKQKTSTPVMIDEGLVGMTEMRTIIQKQAAHKVNIKLMKCGGIYKANKLAIMAEMANIECQVGSMVESSVGSAAGYHVAFSKKSMTSVELTGPLKYSEDVGNLQFEIPYIRLNGQAGLGVDVDENTLAKLTVKQSVIC from the coding sequence ATGAAAATTGAAAAAATTGAATTATTCGCTATTGAATTACCATTAAAGGAACCATTTATTATTAGCTATGCTACCTATTATACGATGCCTTCCTTAATCGTCAAAGTGACTTTAAATAATGGAGTTGTTGGCTATGGTGAAGGTGTAGCAGATGAGCATGTAACAGGCGAAAGCATGTATGGTGCCTTCGAAATTATTGAGAAAATTTTAGCGCCACGCTTAATTGGTATGAATCCGTTAAATATGGAGGCTATTCATGACGTAATGGATCGCGCTATTTTAGCTGCACCAACAGCAAAGGCTGCACTAGATATTGCGTGCTATGATGCTGCCGCAAAATCACTAAATGTACCTGTTTATGATTTACTAGGCGGACGCTTCCATGAGGAATTTCCGATTACCCATGTATTAAGCATTCAAGAGCCTGCTGTCATGGCACAGGAAGCGCTCGATAAAATGGCAGAGGGCTATCGCTCCTTCAAGCTGAAGGTTGGTGCGAAAATGCTAGAGGATGTCAAACGCATTCAAGCAGTAAGAGCAGCAGTTGGACCTGAAATCGCTATTCGCGTCGATGTCAACCAAGGCTGGAAAAATAGCGCAACCGCCCTCCAAGCACTTGCCCTGCTTGAGGATTGTCACCTTGATTGGATTGAGCAGCCAATTGTAGCACACGACTTTGATGGCATGGTTGAAATTAAACAAAAAACGTCAACGCCTGTGATGATTGATGAGGGGCTTGTTGGCATGACAGAAATGCGCACAATCATCCAAAAGCAGGCTGCACATAAAGTAAATATTAAGCTAATGAAATGTGGCGGTATTTATAAAGCAAATAAGCTAGCGATTATGGCAGAAATGGCAAACATCGAATGTCAAGTTGGCTCAATGGTGGAATCATCTGTTGGCTCTGCGGCAGGCTATCATGTTGCCTTCTCAAAAAAATCGATGACGAGCGTTGAGTTAACAGGTCCGCTAAAATATAGCGAAGATGTAGGTAATTTGCAATTTGAAATTCCATACATTCGCTTAAATGGACAAGCAGGATTAGGTGTTGATGTAGATGAAAATACGCTTGCAAAGCTTACTGTGAAGCAAAGTGTTATATGTTAA
- a CDS encoding sulfite exporter TauE/SafE family protein, which translates to MEFILLFIIAAASGIVGALVGLGGGVILVPATLFIGINLGYIPDITPQTVVGLSVVMMIFTGLASTLSQMKSKTVDYKTGFIFFAGSIPGAMLGAWINKGLDLPSFNLYFGILLIILSIILLVRDKLKPVRWFVEHGTKHTYVDSEGKEYVYGYPIWFAFILTFVIGCMSGLFGIGGGSMIVPAMLILFLFPPHVAIATSMFLVFLTSIVNSASHIYLGHVPWLYTLPVIPGAYIGAKFGAQLNKKLKSETLVLALRIILLLLGIRSIIDGLF; encoded by the coding sequence ATGGAATTTATACTGCTATTTATTATTGCGGCAGCTTCAGGAATCGTCGGAGCGCTCGTAGGGTTAGGTGGCGGCGTTATTTTAGTACCGGCTACCTTATTTATAGGAATTAACTTAGGCTATATTCCAGATATTACCCCACAAACGGTTGTCGGGTTATCTGTTGTGATGATGATTTTTACAGGGCTTGCTTCTACATTATCACAAATGAAATCGAAGACAGTTGATTATAAAACAGGCTTTATTTTTTTTGCTGGTAGTATCCCAGGTGCGATGCTAGGAGCATGGATTAACAAAGGCTTAGATTTACCATCATTTAATTTATATTTTGGCATTTTATTAATTATTTTATCTATCATTTTATTAGTGCGTGATAAATTAAAGCCTGTACGTTGGTTTGTGGAGCATGGAACAAAGCATACATATGTTGATAGTGAAGGTAAGGAATATGTGTACGGTTATCCGATTTGGTTTGCTTTCATATTAACATTTGTTATTGGCTGTATGTCGGGGCTGTTTGGCATCGGTGGCGGCTCGATGATTGTGCCAGCAATGCTTATTTTATTTTTATTCCCACCGCATGTGGCAATTGCCACATCGATGTTTTTAGTATTTTTAACGTCAATTGTTAACTCTGCCTCGCATATTTATTTAGGGCACGTGCCTTGGCTCTATACGTTGCCAGTCATTCCAGGGGCATATATTGGAGCGAAATTTGGGGCACAATTAAATAAAAAGTTAAAATCGGAAACATTAGTGCTTGCATTAAGAATTATTTTATTACTATTAGGGATTCGTTCAATTATCGACGGATTATTTTAA
- a CDS encoding DUF3055 domain-containing protein, producing the protein MERFFLYDDVEDTKTRFVSFAGKTQRYDLAILQSGRFFGKVLVLDIQFGRFAIIGPDDVEEPGYLEHVYNRSEEETVDLRAYLTELLS; encoded by the coding sequence ATGGAAAGATTTTTCTTATATGATGATGTAGAAGATACAAAAACACGCTTCGTTAGCTTCGCAGGAAAAACGCAGCGCTATGATTTAGCTATCTTACAAAGCGGCCGCTTTTTTGGTAAAGTGCTTGTTTTAGATATTCAATTTGGTCGCTTTGCTATTATTGGTCCAGACGATGTCGAGGAGCCAGGCTATTTAGAGCATGTGTACAACCGTAGCGAGGAAGAAACAGTAGATTTACGCGCTTATTTAACAGAGTTGCTGAGCTAA
- a CDS encoding amidohydrolase translates to MKEKVMQIFEHLHAHGEVSWKEIETTNYLVALFEEAGFQPKRFQNCPGFSVEVSSGSPKVGLRADMDALWQEVNGEMKANHSCGHDAHMAIVTGVMHKLKEIGDIGGTVRAVFQPAEELGNGSLSVIQEGVIDDLDYFYGVHLRPFDEMAFPNCAQGIQHGSCVFVKGQIGGLDHHGARPHKGVNAIEVAASIVHHLGLTYTDPHVAATVKMTNLHAGTENFNIIPGKATFGLDLRAQTNAVMDELQHQVKTVCAQLSAMHQVPIDIEFFDYVPAAAVNEEAAALMAQSIEHVLGCPALPTIVTPGADDFHFYTIERPHLKATMLGLGADVTPGLHDPYMLFNHEAIFNGIEILTDVCLRTLQREKESAV, encoded by the coding sequence ATGAAAGAAAAAGTAATGCAAATTTTTGAGCATTTACATGCACATGGTGAAGTAAGCTGGAAAGAGATTGAAACGACAAATTATCTCGTAGCATTATTTGAGGAAGCTGGTTTTCAGCCAAAGCGTTTTCAAAATTGTCCAGGCTTTTCAGTAGAAGTTAGCTCTGGTTCACCGAAAGTAGGGCTGCGTGCAGATATGGATGCACTATGGCAGGAAGTGAATGGAGAAATGAAGGCCAACCATTCATGTGGACATGATGCACATATGGCGATTGTCACTGGCGTGATGCATAAATTAAAGGAAATCGGTGATATAGGCGGCACAGTACGCGCCGTGTTTCAGCCAGCGGAGGAGCTTGGTAACGGCTCATTAAGCGTTATTCAAGAGGGCGTTATCGATGATTTAGATTATTTTTATGGCGTTCATTTACGCCCATTTGATGAAATGGCTTTCCCAAATTGTGCACAAGGTATTCAGCATGGCTCCTGTGTCTTTGTTAAAGGGCAAATTGGCGGATTGGATCATCACGGTGCGAGACCACATAAAGGCGTTAATGCGATTGAAGTAGCTGCCTCGATTGTGCATCATTTAGGATTAACGTACACAGACCCACATGTTGCGGCAACGGTGAAAATGACGAATTTACATGCGGGAACGGAAAATTTTAATATTATTCCAGGTAAAGCAACTTTCGGCTTAGATTTACGTGCACAAACAAATGCAGTTATGGATGAATTGCAGCATCAAGTAAAAACGGTTTGTGCACAACTAAGTGCAATGCATCAAGTGCCGATTGATATTGAATTTTTCGATTACGTTCCAGCGGCAGCAGTGAATGAGGAGGCGGCTGCATTGATGGCACAGTCGATTGAACATGTACTAGGATGCCCAGCATTACCGACGATTGTCACACCAGGCGCAGATGATTTTCATTTTTATACGATTGAGCGCCCACATTTAAAAGCGACGATGCTTGGCTTAGGAGCAGATGTAACGCCAGGGTTGCACGATCCGTATATGCTGTTTAATCATGAGGCGATTTTTAACGGAATTGAGATTTTAACAGATGTTTGTTTGCGCACATTGCAAAGAGAGAAGGAATCGGCTGTCTAA